A section of the Buteo buteo chromosome 27, bButBut1.hap1.1, whole genome shotgun sequence genome encodes:
- the USP42 gene encoding ubiquitin carboxyl-terminal hydrolase 42 yields the protein MTIVNKPKSSKPKKSSSRRSDKSKKPRTKKMTSRTANLGRVPPAEDPNKASVDKGPGGAIYCRSSQKSKPFAQRDLVVNDGIAPPQRILFPPEKICMDWQETQRVGVGLQNLGNTCFLNSTLQCLTYTPPLANYMLSLEHTQSCHEEGFCMMCTMETHINQVLCCSNNAIKPTSVINGLKRIGKHFHFGSQEDAHEFLCFTVDALQKACLNGSTKLDRSSQATTLIHQIFGGYLRSRVKCLNCKAVSDTYEPFLDITLDIKAVTSVTRALEQFVKPEQLDGENSYKCSKCKKMVPASKRYTIHRSSNVLTISLKRFANFTGGKINKDVKYPEYLDLRAYMSQSIGEPLIYALYAVLVHSGFNCNAGHYLCFIKAGNGLWYRMNDASVELSDIKTVLNQQAYVLFYIRRYDLTLGERAFYLPAPSYPRSFLGQRGANNKQAGFMGPRLPPHMIKNSSRLNGNGPLKEDPNTVGVTLKRPSSAPPTACVQNWAITRPSNTDSSKNQKITISIHNKLPAHQTVSQTDCLSSAAEDEDLSKPVPSSTITNSSAAESTSNASTMSVATNISKQEVPDEIFVEPAVNGNPKLSSDNMVPYGAESSGKSEESKGLFKRNCNIISSNGILIGKVVRTLQNSHSSCQNAEEERSQHELPKNDSLNGAISLDNESKENGLKLDDSTCQVQPVKPSEIFFSKTNGFFETMPIALSPVPQDIILESLTYSQLNSLAEEISIPGLQNSSENDAFMETVVMEALFAYEESRKVPSNFSCEVENLFTPSDSETISTKEEVAESIIAKADNVHPNINGQHKVRKKSFDTEDEFLGQCESEDSRDKDKLRRSKEPELISKENSLYIKGSPESEEKLGQTSSIKSDIECSSKKLASLDITDKCQDTKDISNNYVEVPPVNDSSITKLDKVLESQFSRENEGLDNKKCEEDKHRKKYKKKIYDSKKTDKEHYRKKRENSDTEEKEKQTRSKTDDHSHKRRSSRSVETNKQNHHKQDYCNESKYRSSHNERNSPNNGKSSGKYSRYRSRSRERTEQDRNRYYHSKGERTWSRERYYQDEPRRWEKCRYYNDYYSSHGTRDGRERKSSHCDKDFDKSSQTYNRSHKDYHFKSRWPHSREEDVHHFSSHRANLHHCSVPQQQSEKYSRERHSFPRMSVHANSEDSSRENEKEKLRNGKRKHSHTEGSGSEIEKKCRKTDDQRMKKYKKVKKKKKSKDKHREKDHKLYDLDFSALRFDNDNRKHKKKKKKKKHIKKLKSFLEFLEPHLQKKTRGRKGESSPPDAELTDGNLQYPN from the exons ATGACCATAGTTAACAAGCCAAAATCTTCAAAACCTAAAAAGTCATCTTCAAGGCGGTCTGACAAATCTAAGAAACCCCGTACTAAAAAAATGACGTCACGCACTGCAAATTTGGGCCGGGTACCACCTGCAGAAGATCCAAACAAAGCCTCTGTGGACAAAGGACCTGGAGGTGCTATTTATTGTAGATCATCTCAAAAATCAAAGCCTTTTGCCCAAAGAGATCTAG TTGTTAATGACGGAATTGCCCCACCACAAAGAATTCTTTTTCCGCCTGAGAAAATTTGTATGGACTGGCAAGAAACACAAAGAGTTGGAGTTGGACTGCAGAATCTCGGCAACACATGCTTCCTTAATTCTACTCTACAATGTTTGACCTACACGCCTCCTCTCGCCAATTACATGCTTTCTCTTGAACACACCCAGTCAT GTCATGAAGAAGGATTCTGTATGATGTGCACTATGGAAACTCACATTAACCAGGTCCTGTGTTGCTCTAATAATGCCATCAAACCTACATCTGTTATCAATGGCCTTAAAA GAATAGGAAAACACTTCCATTTTGGCAGTCAAGAGGACGCACACGAATTCTTATGCTTCACTGTTGATGCTTTGCAGAAAGCTTGCTTGAATGGAAGCACCAA aTTGGACAGATCTTCTCAAGCCACCACACTTATTCATCAAATATTTGGAGGATATCTAAGATCCCgag TAAAGTGCTTGAACTGCAAAGCAGTGTCGGATACGTACGAGCCATTCCTCGATATTACTTTGGATATAAAG GCAGTTACATCTGTCACCAGAGCTCTAGAACAATTTGTGAAACCAGAACAACTGGACGGTGAAAATAGCTATAAGTGTAGCAA GTGTAAAAAGATGGTTCCTGCATCAAAGAGGTATACAATACATCGTTCTTCCAATGTTCTCACAATATCACTGAAGAGATTTGCAAATTTTACAGGTGGAAAGATCAACAAG GATGTAAAATATCCTGAATATTTGGATCTTCGAGCGTATATGTCCCAATCAATTGGAGAACCACTCATCTATGCTTTATATGCAGTTCTTGTACATAGTGGTTTCAACTGTAACGCAGGACACTATCTCTGCTTCATAAAG GCCGGTAATGGACTTTGGTATCGAATGAATGATGCCTCAGTAGAGCTTTCTGATATCAAAACAGTTCTCAATCAGCAGGCTTATGTACTTTTTTATATCAG GCGCTATGATTTGACGCTTGGAGAACGTGCTTTTTACTTGCCAGCACCGTCTTATCCCCGTTCATTCCTTGGTCAGCGGGGGGCTAATAATAAGCAGGCTGGATTTATGGGACCACGACTTCCTCCTCATATGATTAAG aattcaAGTCGTTTAAATGGAAATGGGCCCCTAAAAGAGGATCCAAATACTGTTGGTGTCACCCTAAAAAGGCCATCTTCAGCTCCACCAACAGCCTGTGTTCAAAACTGGGCAATTACCAGGCCTTCAAATACGGATTCATCAAAAAACCAGAAGATCACTATCAGTATTCATAACAAATTGCCTGCACATCAGACTGTGTCACAAACTGACTGTCTTAGCAGTGCTGCGGAGGATGAGGATCTAAGCAAGCCTGTTCCTTCATCCACAATTACAAATTCTTCTGCAGCAGAGTCTACCTCAAATGCATCTACAATGTCAGTTGCTACTAACATTTCCAAACAGGAGGTTCCTGATGAAATTTTTGTTGAGCCAGCAGTGAATGGAAATCCTAAACTCAGCTCTGATAACATGGTCCCTTACGGTGCAGAATCTTCAGGAAAATCTGAGGAGTCGAAGGGCTTGTTTAAAAGGAATTGCAACATAATATCATCTAATGGAATTTTGATTGGAAAGGTGGTCCGTACATTGCAGAATTCCCATTCTTCCTGTCAGaatgctgaagaagaaagatcccagCATGAGCTGCCAAAAAATGATTCACTAAATGGTGCTATTAGTTTAGATAATGAATCTAAAGAAAATGGACTGAAACTTGATGATTCCACTTGCCAAGTCCAACCTGTTAAACCttctgagattttcttttctaaaacaaaCGGATTTTTTGAAACA ATGCCTATAGCTTTGTCGCCAGTTCCTCAAGACATAATCTTAGAATCTCTCACATACAGCCAGTTGAACAGCTTGGCAGAGGAAATAAG tATCCCTGGACTTCAGAATTCTTCTGAGAATGATGCTTTTATGGAAACTGTAGTGATGGAAGCTCTGTTTGCCTATGAAGAATCCAGGaaggttccttccaactttAGCTGTGAGGTTGAGAATCTTTTTACTCCGTCAGATTCTGAAACCATTTCTACCAAAGAAGAAGTTGCTGAAAGTATTATAGCAAAAGCTGATAATGTGCATCCCAATATTAATGGTCAGCACAAGGTCAGGAAAAAATCCTTCGACACTGAAGATGAATTCCTTGGGCAGTGTGAGTCTGAAGACAGTAGAGACAAAGACAAACTAAGAAGATCAAAAGAACCTGAactgatttcaaaagaaaattctttgtaCATCAAAGGGTCTCCTGAGAGCGAAGAGAAATTAGGGCAAACTTCCTCTATAAAGTCTGACATTGAATGTAGCTCTAAAAAACTTGCATCTCTAGATATTACAGATAAATGCCAAGATACAAAGGACATTTCTAATAACTATGTAGAGGTACCACCTGTTAATGACTCTTCTATTACAAAGCTGGATAAAGTTTTGGAAAGCCAATTTTCTAGAGAAAATGAGGGACTGGATAACAAAAAATGTGAAGAAGATaaacataggaaaaaatataagaaaaaaatatatgactCTAAAAAAACTGACAAAGAGCACTACcgaaagaaaagagaaaactcagacactgaagagaaggagaagcaaaccagaagcaaaacagatgACCATTCCCACAAGAGGAGGAGCTCTCGCAGTGTggaaacaaataagcaaaatcATCATAAGCAGGACTATTGCAATGAAAGCAAGTACCGATCTTCCCATAATGAAAGAAACAGTCCAAATAATGGCAAAAGCTCAGGAAAATATTCTCGTTATAGATCCCgaagcagagaaagaacagaacaaGACAGGAATAGGTATTATCATTCCAAAGGAGAGAGAACTTGGAGCAGAGAAAGATACTATCAAGATGAACCACGGAGATGGGAAAAATGCAGATACTACAATGATTATTATTCCTCTCATGGAACAAGAGATGGTAGAGAGAGAAAGTCCTCTCATTGTGATAAAGACTTTGACAAATCAAGTCAAACTTACAACAGGTCACATAAGGATTatcatttcaaaagcagatgGCCTCACTCTAGAGAGGAAGATGTACATCACTTTAGCAGCCACAGAGCAAATTTACATCATTGTTCAGTACCTCAGCAGCaatctgaaaaatattctcGGGAAAGGCATTCATTTCCACGTATGTCAGTTCATGCAAATTCTGAGGACTCTTCCcgggaaaatgaaaaagaaaaactaagaaatggcaaaagaaaacatagccACACAGAAGGAAGCGGAAGcgaaatagaaaagaaatgtcGAAAAACAGATGaccaaagaatgaaaaaatataagaaggtcaagaagaaaaagaagtccaAAGATAAACATCGAGAGAAGGATCACAA ACTTTATGATTTGGATTTCTCTGCACTCCGCTTTGATAATGACAATCGcaaacataagaaaaagaagaaaaagaagaaacacattaAGAAACTAAAAAGCTTCTTGGAATTTTTAGAGCctcatttgcagaagaaaactcGCGGAAGGAAGGGAGAATCCTCTCCTCCAG atGCGGAACTTACTGACGGAAACCTTCAATACCCAAACTAA